The Takifugu flavidus isolate HTHZ2018 chromosome 16, ASM371156v2, whole genome shotgun sequence genome contains the following window.
CCTCCACACTTGATCATTAACAGTTGATCCTCCACACTTGATCATTAACAGTTGATCCTCCACACTTGATCCAACTGTTGCCCCTTTAGGCCACAACGGGTGCTTTGCTTTGTGCCTGGGGGGCCTTTGTCTGGAACTAGACTGGCAGGATCCCAGGATCCCAGGATCCCCCCTCAGTGGTGAGAACACCACTCCGCCCCTGGTTGTacctgatgccccccccctgtGGTATTTCTGCACAAATATCTGTGGTTTCTACGTGTTGGTGAGCAGATGTGAGAAGATCTCGCTAACGTTGCCAACGTCTCCGGGTTATTTTGGGATGTTTGACATGTTGCGCAATTAATTAACAGCGTATCCAAACCATCTAAAGCAGATGTAGAAGCTGAGGCAGTGGATTATGGGATGTGTAGCTGCTGCTCAGGTACATGCCTGCAGGTCTTCACAAGTCTTTATTGATATGATTTTGTTAgcacaaactttattaaaaaagtAGAAAATTTCAGAATACATACAACATAAAGTTCTCACAAAGGTTTTGGGTGGAACTTGACTTTCCTAAAATGTCCTAAACGAATAGCAGACAACAAAGTTTGGACATTCTTTCCCACAAAAATCTGATTCTGAAGACAAAATGTTAATGTGTGTAGAAAGTTGTGCACAGTGCAAGTGGTGGTCCAGCTAATCAGGTGCTGATAAAGTCGCATCACGGTCACAGTTTAATAGGTGCTGCATGTTACCAGGACCTCCTGTTCAATGTTTGGGCCCCTCTTTGGTGCGGTACCACCCTCTCTTGTGCTAGATGCTGGGGGAATATGTCAGCTGATAAAACAGCCCAAGTGTTAGTGCCTGTTGTTGTTATCGGAGAATAAATGACAACTGCAGAAGAAACTGGGGAGAACTGTGGTAACCAACACGCCGTCCAGTGATGAGTCTTTACAGTTAGGTCCTTTACAGCCGCttcaagaggaaaaaaatgcacagcaAATAAAACATGGGGAGGAGAAAGTGCAAATATTTTGGCGCtactttgttttcctttaaaaaccaaactcAGGATCTTCTCGATGTTTTGCTCCAACTTTCTCTTTCCTGTCAGCCAGCGTGCAGATGccctttctctgctctctctttagCTTCGGGATCCTTCCCTTCTCACACTGGACGACCTGCTGTGAACAAAAGCATAACCCAGTTTAAATTAGACTTTTAAATGAgtaaaatatctttttaaacCAGGAGCCGTATGTGTCCTGCACGCTGCAGTTCCACGCAGCGACCACCAGGCGGCAGCAAGtagtcatttttattcatttcatcaCTTAACTAATGTTGAAAAAACCCAAATACAAAACTAGCTCTAAATTGAGATGAGGTATGTATCACCTTAGTCTTGCATTTAGATCCAAAAgccttttcattttttctgaTGTTGCTAGTTCGCTTCATTGAAAAAATAATGTACATTTTCACTTGGGTTCTATTATGATAAAAACAACTAAATCCTGGAAGCAACCCAAAGCTCCGGCCTCTCCCTGGCCACCTGGCTTTTTTGTGTTTCAGTCATGGTGCTGGTGACGTGAGCATTTACCTGTCAGAGCGCACGTGCGTGCGCTGTGTTGGGTGCCACTAATTAAAGCACAAGTGTTGTGGCGTAATGGCTGTTGGCTCAGGGAGGACAGACCTGCCTCATAACGTCTGGCCTTCATTCCTGCCTAATGATGGACGCAGGTGGGAGAAACCGGGAGGAGCCCGACATAAACGGGCTCAGCAGGCCTCACCTGCGGGATTCGTGCTTCACAGGTGAACTGAGCCTCTGAACCTTCAGGTTGTAATCCCAGCAAGGCCTGGCCCTACATCGCTGTAGGAACAGTAAAGGTTGGGAGGTGTGTAGCGATGTGGTCCACACACATGTGAATaaagctttagctttagcacaTCAAAGCCGAACTGGGACGACATACGGCAGAGCTGATCCGAACGCTCTGCAGCAGTAAAACAACTTCCACTATTTTCGGTctgactgcagagctgcagtttATGGCAGCCAAAAAACCCCCCCAATAAATCAGAGGTAAAAATGCCCGTGCACGTTGGTGCGTTCTGGACCTGCATGTGTTTGTACTTATCCAGGcccgtgtttgtgtttctgaacTCAATTGGGAGCATAAAGAACACACTTGTCAACGCCAACAAACACGTTTGGCGTTTCGTCACAGAGGTGAAGGAGACGTGAGGCGGGGGCACCTGCACCCCCTGCTCCGGGCCTCTGTCCTGGTGCCAGGAGCTTCTCAGCTCCTCACACATTCCACGCCCCCTCGGCAGGACCCTGGTGACGGTGCTGCTGCGTGCCGAGGCTCTCTGTGAGACTACGGAGCCTGAATGAGCCCAGGTGCTGTTTTTACGGGCTAATTAACGCTAGCTTAGCGTGTTTGAGTGGCAGCGTAAGGAGCTGAGGCCTTTCGCCGCCGTCTCAGGGATGAAGATGATATTCAGTGACTAACAGGGAAAATAAAACCTCACCAAGTCTTCTCTGCCCTGTGGGGGCTGTTTGTCCTGGCAGCGTAGCCAGGGTCCAAGAGGTCTGACGTGATGGCCCTTCTGGGCCGCTCCAGGATAAATGAATGAGCTCAGCGCTGCGAGGCAGCCAAAAGGCCCGGCGGACGCTCGGCAGGACCGGTGGGTCCGATAATGGGGGGTTGAAAAGATGGCCGACTGTACATGTTCTGTTGCAGCGAGGTCAGTTCTGCTGCGCACAGCTGCTTATGTTAGGCATCATGAAGACGAGAAGGCTTCAGGAAGCAGCACCGATGCAGGATCAGTTCCTCGTACTTACTGCTTGGCTCCATGTTAGTGTCACCGGCCAGTTAGTAAAAGCACATTCGTTAACCTCACTGAACAACCGGGCCCTTGCCTTGTCCTGTGGGTCCCACTTGTTGTTGAGCTTCCtgcaaaatgaggaaaaatcaaGACTAAGTGCTCGTCACTGAGTTCACCTTCAGTATAGAAAACCATGATTTTAGAATGTTGCTGTTAGTTTCCAGGCCAGACAGCAGATGTGATCCACTACTACAGGACTGGAGGAGCCAGGTGTTATCCAGAGGTGTGCAGCAGTGTCTCCTCTCACCCTCCTTGCTGACACCCAGGCAGcccttcagctcctgcagggagaTGGTCCTGTCCTTGTTCAGGTCACAGTAGTCGATGAACTTGCGGGCACATTTCTTGGGTTTGGCTTTCTTCTTCAGGTATCTCTTCAAGGGCTTGAGCTCCTTCTTGTTTATGTCGTGGCTGCTGTTGTTATCCAGCTGGGCAAAGTACCAGTGCACCACCCGTTCCTCCAGAGTGTGACTGGGGTCCGGTTCAGCAAACCTGAGGAGAGTTAGACGTAAGCACAGCGGTATGAGAGCAGCACCGGGAAAACCCTTTAATGTGAAGGTGCAGGGATGAGCGAGGCTACAGAACAggcctgtgccccccccccccccccccccccccctttacatTCTAAAGCTGACGCGTATGAGCCACAGAATGTCctcattaaatgaaatgagacAAGTGTGAGGACATATCAGGCAGAGTTGTGGTGGGACTCCGTGACTTTGTGCCTTTATCTTCTAGTAAATAGTTGGAAAAGGATGGAAGGGATTttttaaagctcatttttaaagctgttcaCAGTTGTAAAGACAAGCTTGTGGTCTCTTTCTTTTATATAGTTAAATCCCACCCCTCAACTTAATGATCACCATAATATCAGCTTTATTAATATAACGCTGTACTTACCTCCCACCACCAGAGGGGGCCGGTGAGTTTATAGCGTGCACCATGTCTGTGGTGAGGGCGTCTAACAAGCTTGTAATGAATTCCAGTTTCTTCCCTTCTGGGCAGCCTGGCACAAATCAGAAACAACATGAGCTGCCACAGCTGAGGTGGTTCTCCCAGCGCGGCCATGTGAAGGGTCCCTGTGGTGGATTTTAAGATTGACTTGGTCACCGCTAAGTGTTTAAAGTTAACTCAGAGGTTTGAAGTCGGAACAGAGGTGTGCGTTTTGCTGCGCAGACCTGTTAACTTTTATGACACAACTCAAAACACCTTGGTAGCTCTTTCTAATGGCCCAGATGTTTGGCTTTAATGGGAGGCCGAACCCGTGCAAACGTTTCCCCTCCTAATTGTGTCTCTTCTAGGGAAACTTCAAACACAGCTGCAAAGCTAGCTAACGTCCCTCTCCTTCACTCAGGCCTCcccgatctcctcctcctcctggtctttGGTGGAGATCTGTGAcaggtgttctgctgctgaACCAGCTGAggctccagcttctccagctcccttCATCCACGCCGGTCGGCTCTCACGGATCTGAGAGGAGCCAAACTACGAGCGCTGGGTCTCTGCTCTGCATGGAGCCCATGTAACCGCCTGCTTTTGTGGTGCTTAATAGCCCAGCAGTACATAAACGACCCCCCCGTACGGCCTCAACCCTCACAGCTTCTATAAAATGAGCcacacatctgctgcacagTCAGGAGTCCTTCTCGACTGTGTAAACGCACCAGATGGGAGTTAAATGAGAGTTACGCTGAAGCCCTAAACgatggggaaacacacagtaaCGTGGGCCGCTGAGGTCGTGACCTCTGCGCTCTGATCTGTGCAGCCATGCCAACGCCACAAGCTGCGATTTGGGCTTCTTTTTCAAGTCAAATCCTTCGTTCTGGTCCTTTACCATCAAACTGATGGAATGTTTGAGCCCAGCATGTGGAATCACCTGTTGGTTGTTCTACGTGTGCAGAGGAACGCGAGCGTGTCGGGGTGGTCACCTGGGCCTGGCGGCCATCAGCGCTCGCTCCTGCATTAGCAGGTCTGATGACTAGCAAAGATTTAAACTAGTTCATGCTTTGGGTCATCTGACTACCTAAAGCACAGATTAGCATAAGCTGTTGTCTAACTGTAGGTGTGAGAAGGCcacgcaggagcagcagcaaaggtgcGATTGGATCATATACAACCTGGCAGGTCTCGGCCTTGGAACGGATCTTCTAGGCCTGAGAGCTGAGAACGTGCAGCGGCGTCACACTCCGGCGTCTGGTACCTGTTAGAGCAGGAGAAAGGGAGCGAATGGGCGGCAGCAGCGTGTGGAGGCGGCTGAAACGTGAGCTGAGCGTGATGCATCTCATCTCAAACTCAAAACAAACCCCAACAGCCTGAAACTGGACCCAACAGAACGCAACCAAAGCAGCACCAGTGCAGATGAGGTTCCTCTGGGTCTGTTGGGCCTGGGAAGGTTCTGCCCTCCTGATCGGAGCCGGGACGGcggcctgctgctctgctctttggTTTGATCTGTTTGTTTCCTCACTAGCTAAACTCCTAATGTCAGATTAGTGCTGCCCAGATTCTTTTCACAGAATCACGCCGACATTCTTCACAGCGTGACGCGTTTTCTCCTGGCGTTTGTGTCGGCGGTGGGTGGAAACGGAGCATGTGGCTCTCATTTACCGTCAGCTCTCCCTCTAGTAGCAGCTCGCTTTCAGGCTTTTTCAATCATCCAAGACACAAAGTCCCTGCTGGCCGTTCCTGGGAGGACGTGAGCGGCTCAGCGGCGTCTCTGACGGCGGCGTCTCCTGGAGGATCAGTCGCTTCCTTGGAGAGGCGAAGGAGGCTCATTATTTACTGATGTGTCCTCAGATTAAAGGACACGATGAGCAAATCCTCCTTTATCCTGTTACTTCATCTGCTTCAGGGAGCTTTTGCCAAAAGCCACCGAGCCTCCGTCAGTTCCCAGTAGAAACCAGTAGAAACCAGTAGAAAGAGCAGCGGCGGCTCCGAAACAGAGCAAACGCGGCGTGTTTATGAGCAGGAGACACCTTTGCCCACCTCAGCCCAACAGATCAGATGTAACTGGACCTTTTCTTGGCTCCTATAAACAGGTTACCTGGTGGAGGTTCCAGGGATGGGCCGTCCTGTGTCCACCAGAACACACCAGCAGTAGCCTGTGGACTGGTGGCACTGGACCGCCTTATAAAGTCCTCCGGGTCCACAGTCGGGGATGAAAGAAGCCTGACGAGAATTCTGCCGAGCTTCCTCCAGCGCGCTCTGTCGCTCCTGGTCACAAGAGGGAACCTTCTCTAAAACCGTGAGAAGCACATTCAATACAAAGGCCTGACACAGCTAGCATCTCTGATCCTAGCGctgagtctcacacacacgcacacacacacacacacacacacacacacacacacgcacgcacgcacgcacacacacacacacacacacacacacacactccctcccctccctgcccaGGTGCTCCCATCGCAGCTCTCCTCATCACTTCAATGGTTCTCAGCTGTGGGATAATGGCTCCAATATTGTCTCCAGAAGGTCTCGTCTGCAGCGGAACCAGTGAATTGGCATTAAGACCAATCTCAGGCAGCTGCAGACGCACGTGCCTGCGTTTTTTACTGAACAGGAAATACGTGCACGTTCTCTGACCGTTCACTTTGTTTGTGAAGAATTGATGCAGTTCAGGATTGAAGGAAAGAGAAACGCCTGTTGTTCTATTTTAGgtgtctggagcagcagagaaaagctCATATTTGGAGCTCTGGTCGCGTCTGTCAGCGAACCAGCCAGCGTGGAGGCTGcgcagagtcctcacacacacacacacacacacacacaacacacacacacacacacacacaccacacacacacacacacacacaaggtcagCCTGatagcttcacacacacacacacaccaacacatatAAATGTGACAGCGAAGGTTCCAAAGCAAGAGACGTCCTCTTGGCGTGGCCACACAGGCctggggggttgtgtgtgtgtgtgtgtgtgtgtgtgtgtgtgtgtgtgtgtgtgtgtgtgtgtgtgtgtgcgtgtgtgcgtgtgtgcgtgtgtgcgtgtgtgcgtgtgtgcgtgcgtgtgtgcgtgtgtgcgtgtgtgtgtgtgtgtg
Protein-coding sequences here:
- the smoc1 gene encoding SPARC-related modular calcium-binding protein 1 isoform X4, whose protein sequence is MKSADMLRTSQPPREMLSSALLFFTFSHFLAAPFLSFLPHVSAQKSPSRWLIGDRDSHCGVICTRTQVKPVCGSDGRSYESACELQRARCRDKTLTLVPRSLCRGRNWVKIDQLPAAPAPTSASEVRDPEVKDAGGQSKCRADRSQALDQARRPQESTFVPECNEDGTFAQVQCHTPTGYCWCVTSDGKPVSGSSVHNRTPVCSGSVTEKPPGPSNSGRKEKVPSCDQERQSALEEARQNSRQASFIPDCGPGGLYKAVQCHQSTGYCWCVLVDTGRPIPGTSTRYQTPECDAAARSQLSGLEDPFQGRDLPGCPEGKKLEFITSLLDALTTDMVHAINSPAPSGGGRFAEPDPSHTLEERVVHWYFAQLDNNSSHDINKKELKPLKRYLKKKAKPKKCARKFIDYCDLNKDRTISLQELKGCLGVSKEGSSTTSGTHRTSRSSSVRREGSRS